The Candidatus Aegiribacteria sp. genomic sequence CGGAATCGGGGCCTGTCACCGTTTCCATTTACGATCTTGCGGGAAGACTGAGAGCGTTGCCCGTTGATGGAGAAATGGATCCGGGCACTCATGAGGTCGAAGTCTCAGGTTTGCCGTCAGGTTCCTACTACGTAAGGATGACAGCAGGTAACGATATCGTGCGGAGGGCGTTTACTCTGGCCGGGGAGTAAAGCAAAGACCGGGCGGAAACGCCCGGCCCTTCTGAATATGTTTACTTCAAATTTAATTCACGGCCATTTCAAGGCGTGCTAACTGGTAAGACACAAAATCAGTAGTATCCTGAGATATCTCAAGCGCTGCTTCAAGATTTTCTTTTGATGCTTCGTAATCCTCAAGCGTGTAAAGGATTCTGGAGATTCCTGAGTACGATTCCCATGCAAGCTGGGAATTTTCGGACGTGTTCTGCAGTATCTCGCTGTAAAGGCCCTGCGCGATGGACAGATCGTTAGTGCTGCCTCTGTTCTCAAGAGCTATTGCCAGGTGCAGATTTGCGCTGTTTTCAAGATCTTTCCCCGGGTCAGCAGAAAGAAAACTCTGAAGCTGAGTTATAACTTCACTGTTCATACCGAACATGATTCCGATTTTAGCATCCAGTATTGCTGAGCGTCTTCCGGATTCCCGTCCTGGATACGATCTGTAGTTGTTCCTGGCAATCTGCTGTGCGCTCTGAAGCTGTGCTATTGCAGCATCGACATCACCGTATCTGAGATTCTCAGCTCCCATATTGTACAGTTGCCCCGCAAGGAAGTACTGCGCAAGGGATTCATCGGCCTGTCTTTCGGCGTTACCCGATAGCGACTGAACTATCAGCACGACAACCATTATCGCAATCCCTCCCATTATGAACTGCTTGACGTGATCCTGCAGGAAAGTTAAGCTGTTCATAAGAGCTTCGTTGACAGGATCTTTTTTCAATTCGCTTTTTGTAAGCTTTTTTCTGGTTTTATGGGCCATGTTTTCTCCTGTTTCAAATAAGATGTCTGCCTTTGATTTCTTCGAATATAGTAAGAATCTGCTGCTTCATGTAATCCAGGTCTTTTGAATTATCTACAACGTAGTCCGCTCTTGATGATTTCATATGGACAGGAAGTTGATAGTCCCACCTTCTGAATGCATATTCAGCAGATATACCGTCTCTTATTGTAAGGTGTTTTGCGCTTCTTTCAATAGTGTCTTCTACAGCAATCATATAATCGAGACATCTGTCTATGCCCAGCTCGTAGATAAGGGCACCTTCAAGAACCCATATTCCTTCTCTGCCGGTAAGAACAGCTGCGCTCATCGAAGCCCATTTGACCATGCGGGGATGCAGTATTGAATTCAGCAAATCCATCTTCCCGGGATCATGAAATACGATGCTTCCCAACTCCGATCTAATCCTATCGGTGTTCATTGTCAGGAGATCGGCTCTGGAGAAGCCAGCCGCAAGGTCACTGAGGACAAATGGCTTACTGAGAAGCCTGTGGCCTATTGTATCCAGCGAACATACACCTGCGCAGTGCTCTGCGATGAATCCTGCAGCCGTACTCTGTCCGCATCCGCTGTTTCCTGTAATACCCACCATACAAGCCATTAATACATCATCCTATCTCGTATCCCAGCAGATATCTCTTTCAGTGAGGGTCATTTCCACCAGTTCCCCCTCCCTGCTGCCCGGAGGGCTGATAATGGGAATATAGTTATCTGTCATACCTATCAGTCTGCCGGAATCCTTATGCATCCTGGATTCTACAAGAACAAGAGCATCCGTTCCTATCTGGGATTTCCTGAACCGGTTTCTCATTTTAACCGAAAGTGAGCGGAGATGCTTAGCGCGGTTTGTTATCGTTTCGGTATGTATCATATCTTCGCGCATCGATGCCGCTGGAGTACCGGGCCTTGCGGAAAACGGAAATACATGAAGGTACGCCACAGCTGGATGTGAGATAAGATCTATAGTATTCCTGAAGTCTTCCTCCGTTTCGCCTGGAAATCCGACTATCACATCCGCTCCTATACCGATGCCCGGAAATAGCTCCATACTCCTGTCAAACAATTCCTTAATGTCATCATGCGAGTACATTCGACCCATTTTTTCAAGTATTCGGTCGGATCCGCTCTGAACTGGAATATGCAGATGCCTGCATACACCGGGATAGGCTATGCTTTCAAGCATGTCCGTGGAAAGACCTATGGGTTCCATGGAACTCAGTCGTATCCTGAATCCTCCAATTTCAAGGAGGTCACGTACAAGGTGAGTTAGTCCGTAATCATTCCCATAGAGATCGTTGCCATACCTTATCAGGTCTACTCCTGTAAGCAGTATTTCCCTGAAACCTGCTGATGCAAGCTTCCCTGCCTGTGATAATACCAGTCCTCCCGGCTGGCTTCTGGATGGACCGCGAGCCGCGGGAACGATGCAGTAAGTACAGTGGTTATCGCAGCCATCCTGAACTTTCAGGAATGCCCTTGTCCTATCCATAACCTCAGGCGCGAATGCAGGGAATATAGCGTTGGTATATTCCCTGTGCGCGGAGAACACAGATGTGGGGATACCAAGTCTACCGGCAACTATTTCAACAAGATCATTCTTCGCGGTATTTGGCAGGAGGATCACATCCTGGTCATCGAATTCCCAGGGTGTAACTTCCGCGACACATCCAGTGACAATCACTCTGGCATTTGTATTCCTGCAGAAGGATCGTACGGATTTTCTGGATCTTGCCGTACTTCTTCCGGTTACAGCGCAGGAGTTTACAAGGATAAGTGTGGCTTCATCAGGGTCGGTGACCCTTTCTACATCACATCTGCGTCTGAATTCCTCCAGCAATGCCTCGGTCTCGTACGCGTTCAGCCTGCAGCCCAGAGTATAGCCGTAGATCCGGTGCTTCTGAAACTGCGGGAGGGAGTCATACTCCCCCCCGCTTACTTTTCCGTTACAAGAAGAATTCTTACTTCTTTTCGTCTTCTTCATCTGCTTCCGGTGTCTCTTCCTCGGTTCCTTCTTCAGTCTCTTCGGCAGCCTTCAAAGGCTCTTCCTCGGATTTTTCCTCAGAAGTCTCCGGGGCATCCTCGATGACCTCTTCAGCTTCTTCGGATGGTTCTTCCCCTGGAACCTCAGCGGCATCCTCGATAACCTCTTCGGCTTCTTCGGATGGCTCTTCCCCGGGAGCCTCAGCGGCATCCTCGATAGCCTCTTCGGT encodes the following:
- a CDS encoding T9SS type A sorting domain-containing protein, yielding ESGPVTVSIYDLAGRLRALPVDGEMDPGTHEVEVSGLPSGSYYVRMTAGNDIVRRAFTLAGE
- the coaE gene encoding dephospho-CoA kinase (Dephospho-CoA kinase (CoaE) performs the final step in coenzyme A biosynthesis.) — translated: MACMVGITGNSGCGQSTAAGFIAEHCAGVCSLDTIGHRLLSKPFVLSDLAAGFSRADLLTMNTDRIRSELGSIVFHDPGKMDLLNSILHPRMVKWASMSAAVLTGREGIWVLEGALIYELGIDRCLDYMIAVEDTIERSAKHLTIRDGISAEYAFRRWDYQLPVHMKSSRADYVVDNSKDLDYMKQQILTIFEEIKGRHLI
- the mtaB gene encoding tRNA (N(6)-L-threonylcarbamoyladenosine(37)-C(2))-methylthiotransferase MtaB → MKKTKRSKNSSCNGKVSGGEYDSLPQFQKHRIYGYTLGCRLNAYETEALLEEFRRRCDVERVTDPDEATLILVNSCAVTGRSTARSRKSVRSFCRNTNARVIVTGCVAEVTPWEFDDQDVILLPNTAKNDLVEIVAGRLGIPTSVFSAHREYTNAIFPAFAPEVMDRTRAFLKVQDGCDNHCTYCIVPAARGPSRSQPGGLVLSQAGKLASAGFREILLTGVDLIRYGNDLYGNDYGLTHLVRDLLEIGGFRIRLSSMEPIGLSTDMLESIAYPGVCRHLHIPVQSGSDRILEKMGRMYSHDDIKELFDRSMELFPGIGIGADVIVGFPGETEEDFRNTIDLISHPAVAYLHVFPFSARPGTPAASMREDMIHTETITNRAKHLRSLSVKMRNRFRKSQIGTDALVLVESRMHKDSGRLIGMTDNYIPIISPPGSREGELVEMTLTERDICWDTR